One Mycolicibacterium sarraceniae genomic window carries:
- a CDS encoding glycosyltransferase family 39 protein: MCGAYCAVRAMERASVKWLMLAVAALGFAFLANMLEGLMVAPAFGLAYLLVAPTSSRPYLAGSTDNNFMNLVIGYNGLARILGREQAGAPGAAAPPEGLQQHGGFGGFGRQDPGITELFTG, translated from the coding sequence ATGTGCGGAGCGTACTGCGCTGTCCGCGCGATGGAGCGGGCCAGCGTCAAGTGGCTGATGTTAGCCGTTGCGGCCCTGGGTTTTGCATTCCTGGCCAACATGCTGGAAGGCTTGATGGTGGCGCCGGCCTTCGGGCTGGCCTACCTGCTCGTCGCGCCGACGTCGTCCCGGCCCTACCTGGCCGGCTCGACCGACAACAACTTCATGAACCTGGTCATCGGCTACAACGGCTTGGCGCGGATTCTCGGGCGCGAGCAGGCCGGGGCTCCGGGGGCGGCCGCCCCACCCGAAGGGCTGCAGCAGCACGGCGGTTTCGGCGGCTTCGGTCGGCAAGATCCAGGAATCACAGAGCTTTTCACCGGTTAG
- a CDS encoding RDD family protein, whose protein sequence is MTNAGIVSRGLAALIDMLVVVITMGALYLGLALTTLILNPATFRFPEPNLIFSTTVTLTVAVLYLTGCWTLSGRTVGTVALGVRVVDKRAKSLRIPVAGLRAVACVLFPVGLLWVAVDRQRRSAQDILLGSRVIYDRPTVTVSVR, encoded by the coding sequence GTGACCAATGCCGGCATTGTGTCCCGAGGTTTGGCCGCGCTCATTGACATGCTTGTCGTCGTCATCACCATGGGTGCGCTCTATCTGGGGTTGGCGCTGACCACCCTGATCCTCAACCCGGCGACGTTTCGCTTTCCCGAACCCAATCTCATCTTCTCGACCACGGTGACGCTTACGGTGGCGGTGCTGTACCTGACCGGGTGCTGGACGCTATCCGGGCGGACGGTGGGCACGGTCGCGCTGGGTGTGCGCGTGGTGGACAAGCGGGCCAAATCTCTGCGGATCCCGGTCGCTGGCCTGCGGGCGGTGGCATGCGTGTTGTTCCCGGTCGGACTGTTGTGGGTGGCTGTCGACCGGCAGCGACGGTCGGCGCAGGACATCCTGCTGGGCAGCCGCGTGATTTACGACCGTCCTACCGTGACTGTTTCGGTTCGATAA
- a CDS encoding acyl-CoA carboxylase subunit beta, with product MTAVTTAEKLAELREKLELAKEPGGEAAVAKRAKKGSTSARARIHALVDPGSFLEIGALAKTPGDPNALFGDGVVTGHGTINGRPVGVFSHDQTVFQGSVGEMFGRKVAKLMEWVAMVGCPIIGINDSAGARIQDTATSLAWYAELARRHEMLRGLVPEISIILGKCAGGAVYSPIQTDLLVAVRDQGYMFITGPDVIKDVTGEDVTFDELGGADVQAQRGNIHKVVDTEADAFQYVRDYLEFLPANTFDDPPIINPGLEPEITPHDLELDSLVPDADNVAYDMHEILLRIFDDGNIFDIGEQRGPAMITAFARVDGRPVGVIANQPMYLSGAVDTEASDKAAGFIRFCDSFNLPLVFVVDTPGAMPGVAEEKNGIIKRGGRFFNALVEASVPKVTVIIRKAYGGGYAVMGCKQLTADLNFAWPTARIAVIGAEGAAQLLVKRFPDPNAPEVLKIRADFIEGYNLNLATPWTAAERGYIDGVIEPHETRLLLRKSLRLLRGKQISRVQRKHGLTPI from the coding sequence GTGACTGCTGTGACCACTGCCGAAAAGCTCGCCGAACTCCGCGAAAAGCTGGAGCTCGCCAAGGAACCGGGCGGCGAGGCGGCCGTCGCCAAACGTGCGAAGAAGGGCAGCACCAGCGCGCGCGCCCGGATTCACGCCCTGGTCGACCCGGGTAGCTTCCTCGAGATCGGTGCCTTGGCCAAGACGCCCGGCGATCCCAACGCGTTGTTCGGCGATGGCGTCGTCACCGGGCACGGCACCATCAACGGCCGTCCGGTCGGCGTCTTCAGCCATGACCAGACCGTCTTTCAGGGTTCCGTCGGCGAGATGTTTGGCCGCAAGGTCGCCAAGCTGATGGAGTGGGTGGCCATGGTCGGCTGCCCGATCATCGGGATCAACGACTCTGCGGGGGCGCGCATTCAGGACACCGCCACCTCGCTGGCCTGGTACGCCGAACTGGCCCGGAGGCATGAAATGCTGCGCGGCCTGGTCCCCGAAATCTCGATCATCCTGGGCAAATGCGCTGGGGGGGCGGTGTATTCGCCGATCCAGACCGACCTATTGGTGGCGGTTCGCGACCAGGGTTACATGTTCATCACCGGCCCGGACGTCATCAAGGACGTGACCGGCGAGGACGTCACGTTCGACGAACTCGGCGGTGCCGATGTCCAGGCCCAGCGTGGCAACATCCACAAGGTGGTGGACACCGAGGCCGACGCCTTCCAGTATGTCCGCGATTACCTGGAATTCCTGCCCGCCAACACCTTTGACGATCCGCCGATCATCAACCCGGGCCTTGAGCCCGAGATCACCCCGCACGACCTGGAACTCGACAGCCTCGTTCCCGACGCCGACAACGTCGCTTACGATATGCACGAGATCCTGCTGCGGATCTTCGACGACGGCAACATCTTCGACATCGGTGAGCAGCGCGGCCCGGCAATGATCACCGCATTCGCGCGCGTCGACGGGCGTCCGGTCGGTGTGATCGCCAACCAGCCGATGTACCTGTCGGGTGCGGTCGACACCGAGGCCTCCGACAAGGCGGCCGGCTTTATCCGATTCTGTGACTCGTTCAATCTTCCGTTGGTGTTCGTCGTCGACACCCCCGGTGCCATGCCAGGGGTGGCGGAGGAAAAGAACGGCATCATCAAGCGCGGCGGCCGATTCTTCAATGCGCTGGTGGAGGCCAGCGTGCCGAAGGTGACCGTCATCATCCGCAAGGCTTACGGCGGCGGATACGCGGTGATGGGCTGCAAGCAGCTGACCGCGGACCTGAACTTCGCCTGGCCGACGGCCCGGATCGCCGTCATCGGCGCCGAGGGTGCGGCGCAGCTACTGGTCAAGCGTTTCCCCGATCCCAACGCGCCCGAAGTGCTCAAGATCCGCGCCGATTTCATCGAGGGCTACAACCTCAACCTCGCCACACCGTGGACGGCGGCGGAGCGCGGCTACATCGACGGTGTGATCGAGCCTCATGAGACGAGGCTGCTGCTGCGCAAATCGCTGCGGCTCTTGCGTGGCAAGCAGATCAGCCGGGTGCAGCGTAAGCACGGTCTGACCCCGATCTAG
- a CDS encoding SCO6745 family protein, whose translation MSDIDVESIRAAGAAIGEAISVFMLNPDTFEKSLAAGYPDPFAAYFAGRGGVLGDATGTTVTAVFAVFEPNLARSCWENGVAVHDASESCRLYWEQLAGFGRRYLSGAEGLDRIAALGEKVIAEAPEPGLPLYAGWRAMPLADDAPARAFQVMMVLRELRAAVHFNALTISGVSPVEAHILNHGTDYAAFMGWQPPFVEAADKRGVYDDVEDLTNRRMAQIYRSALTAAEADELARLSEGALASLKASAPPPVGA comes from the coding sequence ATGAGCGATATCGACGTCGAATCGATCCGTGCCGCCGGGGCGGCCATTGGCGAGGCCATCAGTGTGTTCATGCTGAATCCGGACACCTTCGAGAAAAGCTTGGCCGCCGGCTACCCGGACCCATTCGCCGCGTACTTCGCCGGCCGCGGCGGTGTGCTCGGTGACGCGACTGGCACCACGGTCACCGCGGTGTTCGCGGTCTTCGAACCCAATCTCGCGCGGTCATGCTGGGAAAACGGCGTCGCCGTGCACGATGCGTCCGAGAGCTGCCGCCTGTACTGGGAACAGCTCGCCGGCTTCGGCCGGAGGTATCTGAGCGGGGCCGAGGGCCTAGATCGCATCGCCGCGCTCGGCGAGAAGGTGATTGCGGAGGCGCCTGAACCCGGCCTGCCGCTGTACGCGGGTTGGCGGGCCATGCCGCTGGCCGACGACGCCCCCGCACGGGCGTTTCAGGTGATGATGGTGCTGCGTGAACTGCGCGCCGCGGTGCACTTCAATGCCCTCACGATTTCCGGTGTGAGTCCTGTTGAGGCGCACATCCTCAACCACGGCACGGATTACGCCGCGTTCATGGGCTGGCAGCCACCGTTCGTCGAGGCCGCCGACAAGAGAGGCGTCTACGACGACGTCGAGGACCTGACGAACCGGCGGATGGCGCAGATCTACCGATCGGCGTTGACCGCCGCCGAGGCTGACGAGCTGGCCCGGCTGAGTGAGGGCGCGCTGGCATCGCTGAAGGCGAGCGCACCACCACCCGTCGGCGCCTGA
- a CDS encoding serine/threonine-protein kinase — protein sequence MPLTDGQVVAGYTILRTLGAGGMGEVYLASHPRLPRYDALKVLGSAVSSDEEYRQRFILEADMVATLSNPHIVTIYDRGEFDDKLWIAMEYVDGTDASRLLAERYPYGMPPDEVVRIITGIADALDYAHGHGLLHRDVKPANILLGVPGSGDQRVMLADFGIARWMGQTSQLTGTNMTVGTVAYAAPEQLKGENVDGHADQYALAATAYHLLTGVPPFTHTNPAIVISQCLSSDPPAIGAKRPELACLSPVFAKALAKDAGKRYKRCADFAQALQQGLGTSERAHHASDVTSQALAVKAARRRHAKPEPTSSRRRLLVPAILGAVVIVAGAAAGISLLFGHGDVNTAATTQASRTASPPPAVSGRMDLPVVVIGANCAVMGAAAVSEKGAPAYCAHVTAGASTTVWSLLPEKLLPGSGSG from the coding sequence ATGCCGTTAACTGACGGCCAGGTCGTTGCTGGTTACACCATCCTGCGGACACTGGGGGCCGGAGGTATGGGTGAGGTGTACCTCGCCTCGCACCCCAGGCTGCCGCGGTATGACGCACTCAAAGTTCTCGGGTCCGCGGTGAGCTCCGATGAGGAGTATCGGCAGCGGTTCATCCTCGAGGCGGACATGGTGGCGACGCTGTCGAACCCGCACATCGTCACGATCTACGACCGCGGCGAGTTCGACGACAAGCTCTGGATCGCGATGGAGTATGTCGACGGAACCGACGCCTCTCGTCTGTTGGCCGAGCGCTATCCGTACGGAATGCCCCCCGACGAGGTCGTGCGCATCATCACCGGGATTGCCGACGCACTCGACTACGCGCACGGGCACGGTCTGCTGCACCGCGACGTCAAACCCGCCAATATCCTGCTGGGGGTTCCCGGCTCCGGCGATCAGCGGGTCATGTTGGCCGACTTCGGCATCGCCCGGTGGATGGGCCAGACCAGCCAACTGACCGGTACCAATATGACGGTCGGCACGGTCGCCTACGCCGCCCCCGAACAGCTCAAGGGCGAGAACGTCGACGGCCACGCCGACCAGTACGCACTGGCTGCGACCGCCTACCATCTACTGACCGGCGTGCCGCCGTTCACGCACACCAATCCGGCGATCGTGATCAGTCAGTGCCTCAGTTCTGATCCACCGGCGATCGGCGCTAAGCGGCCCGAGTTGGCTTGTCTGAGTCCGGTTTTCGCCAAGGCGTTGGCCAAGGATGCCGGCAAGCGCTACAAGCGTTGCGCCGACTTCGCACAAGCGTTGCAGCAAGGTCTGGGCACCTCCGAACGAGCTCACCATGCTAGCGACGTGACCAGTCAGGCCCTCGCGGTGAAGGCTGCCCGCCGGCGGCACGCTAAACCGGAGCCCACGTCATCGCGTCGTCGGCTGTTGGTCCCGGCCATTCTCGGTGCCGTCGTCATCGTCGCCGGCGCGGCGGCAGGGATTTCGCTGCTGTTCGGCCACGGCGACGTGAACACCGCCGCGACCACCCAGGCGTCGCGGACGGCGTCACCACCGCCCGCGGTCTCCGGCCGGATGGACCTGCCCGTCGTGGTGATCGGTGCGAACTGTGCGGTGATGGGCGCGGCAGCCGTCAGCGAGAAGGGTGCGCCCGCCTACTGTGCGCATGTCACGGCCGGGGCCTCGACTACGGTCTGGTCGCTGCTCCCGGAGAAGCTGCTGCCCGGTTCCGGGTCTGGCTAG
- a CDS encoding glycoside hydrolase family 27 protein: MRRLLPALGCLALIAACGSPPAEAPSFRTPPMGWNSWNSGIPLSEKTVEQTIDALVSSGMRDAGYRYVNLDNGWSASHRDAEGNLQADPSRFPGGISAVAKYAHDHGMLLGLYASPSYELCGLGKANASAGHESADADTFARWGVDYLKYDWCSTDTDHSDQVHAFTAMRDALRATGRHIFYSINPNVSGDPGARTDYDWSGIADMARNTIDLVPLWRSHFGKNGPVFGVQEQVDASVPLASHSRPGYFNDPDMLVAGIAWPNFLKTHQGMAETLAGQVGPSLTADEQRTHVSLWAMMAAPLLAGNDIRSMSAQTRDFLTNRDIIAVDQDGLAVAGRPLAGDRRVMVKPLTGGSIAIAMVNPDSQPASITTTTAAVGLSPVACYRVRDLWTHTDATSAGDLRAGPIAPHATVVLRVDPGCG; encoded by the coding sequence ATGCGCCGACTCCTACCGGCCCTCGGCTGCTTAGCTCTGATCGCGGCCTGCGGGTCACCACCCGCCGAGGCACCCTCGTTCCGCACACCCCCGATGGGATGGAACTCGTGGAACTCCGGAATCCCGCTGAGCGAAAAGACTGTCGAGCAGACCATCGACGCGCTGGTGTCCTCCGGGATGCGCGACGCCGGATATCGGTACGTCAACCTCGACAATGGCTGGTCGGCCAGCCACCGCGACGCGGAGGGCAATCTGCAGGCTGATCCCAGCCGATTCCCCGGCGGCATCTCCGCTGTCGCGAAGTACGCCCACGACCACGGGATGCTGCTGGGCCTGTATGCCAGCCCAAGCTACGAACTGTGCGGGCTCGGGAAGGCCAATGCCAGCGCGGGCCACGAATCCGCCGACGCGGACACGTTCGCTCGCTGGGGCGTCGACTACCTGAAGTACGACTGGTGCAGCACCGATACCGACCATTCCGATCAGGTGCACGCCTTCACCGCGATGCGGGATGCGCTGCGCGCCACGGGAAGACATATCTTCTACAGCATCAACCCCAATGTTTCGGGCGACCCCGGCGCCAGGACCGACTACGACTGGTCGGGCATTGCCGATATGGCACGTAACACGATCGATCTGGTTCCGTTGTGGCGCAGCCATTTCGGGAAAAATGGTCCGGTGTTCGGGGTCCAAGAGCAGGTCGATGCTTCCGTCCCGCTGGCGTCGCACAGTCGGCCCGGCTATTTCAATGACCCCGACATGCTGGTCGCCGGGATCGCCTGGCCCAACTTCCTGAAAACCCATCAGGGTATGGCTGAGACCCTGGCGGGGCAGGTTGGGCCCAGCTTGACCGCAGACGAGCAACGCACCCACGTCTCACTGTGGGCGATGATGGCGGCACCGTTGTTGGCCGGCAACGATATTCGGTCGATGTCGGCGCAGACCCGCGATTTTCTCACCAACCGCGACATCATTGCCGTGGACCAGGACGGGCTCGCGGTGGCGGGCCGCCCGTTAGCCGGTGACCGCAGGGTCATGGTCAAGCCCCTCACCGGAGGCTCGATTGCCATCGCCATGGTGAACCCGGACTCACAACCGGCCTCGATCACGACCACCACGGCAGCCGTCGGGCTTTCCCCCGTCGCGTGCTACCGCGTGCGCGATCTGTGGACCCACACCGACGCCACAAGCGCCGGTGACCTTCGGGCAGGGCCGATCGCTCCGCACGCGACGGTGGTGCTGCGGGTCGATCCAGGCTGCGGCTAA
- a CDS encoding mannosyltransferase YkcB-related protein — translation MGSAAYTFATIGPSHAGGNVQVGPAQAARNGGHGRHGDDGDNTELDALLQGTDTTWSAAVNGSAAAAGVELATNTSVMAIGGFGGSDPVPSPAAFQADVANREIGCYIAPGNQGGPGRGNQHADITAWVAANFSPKTVGSDTVYDLQPSP, via the coding sequence ATGGGATCGGCCGCATACACATTCGCGACCATCGGCCCGTCCCACGCCGGCGGCAACGTTCAGGTCGGGCCCGCGCAGGCGGCTCGAAATGGTGGGCACGGACGGCACGGAGACGACGGTGACAACACCGAACTCGACGCGCTCCTGCAGGGCACGGACACCACCTGGTCGGCAGCGGTCAACGGATCGGCGGCGGCCGCTGGTGTGGAGTTGGCGACGAATACCTCGGTGATGGCGATCGGCGGATTCGGTGGAAGCGACCCGGTTCCCTCCCCTGCTGCGTTCCAGGCCGACGTCGCCAACCGCGAGATCGGCTGTTACATCGCGCCCGGCAACCAGGGTGGTCCCGGCCGCGGCAATCAGCACGCCGATATCACCGCCTGGGTGGCGGCCAACTTCTCGCCGAAAACCGTTGGCTCCGATACCGTGTACGACCTTCAGCCCAGTCCGTAA